A region from the Vicia villosa cultivar HV-30 ecotype Madison, WI linkage group LG3, Vvil1.0, whole genome shotgun sequence genome encodes:
- the LOC131659718 gene encoding protein NRT1/ PTR FAMILY 5.4-like yields MAVEENKRDVKEQPTKTKKGGWHAAIFIIVMEAAEQFANIGLGTNLILYLTQALNEPVTEAAKNRNTWVGVSSIFPLLGGFIADSYLGRFKTIIIASLIYLMGMILLTASVSILKNTKLFFIALYILSLGDGGHKPCVQTFAADQFSEDTMEEKDAKRSFFNWWYLSIVIGSVFAVFVIGYLMENVSWTVGLVVLASILAVALSIFLLGMKRYTKERPTGSPITSIARVFVAASRKWRVKNIRGRDGYWYGYDHDRSHHSQSPSFIQILAHTNQYKFLDKAMIIDEQDTSKENINPWRLCSMNQVEEVKLVIRLIPIWLSCLMFTVVQSQLGTFFVKQSSTLDRSMVHNFIIPPTSLQGLVGVVILFAVPIYDKVFVPFARKITGHHSGITVLQRIGFGLFLSIFTMSIAALVETKRISVAKNHNLLDNTHGKEISIPMSIWWMLPQYAICGVSDAFTIVGLQELFYDQMPDTMKSLGAAAYLSIVGVGSFVSNGIINLVVIITSKTGEKWLGSNVNRAHLNYFYGLLAMLSALNLCVYVWITKGFVYKRRHVVETSTV; encoded by the exons ATGGCTGTGGAAGAAAACAAACGTGATGTCAAAGAACAACCTACCAAAACCAAAAAAGGAGGATGGCATGCTGCCATCTTCATCATAG TTATGGAAGCTGCAGAACAATTTGCAAATATTGGATTGGGTACAAATttgattttatatctcacccaaGCACTTAATGAGCCAGTAACTGAAGCTGCTAAAAATAGGAACACTTGGGTTGGTGtttcttctatttttcctttGCTTGGGGGATTCATTGCTGATTCATATCTTGGTAGATTCAAGACAATCATCATAGCATCTCTCATCTATCTCATG GGCATGATTTTGTTGACAGCTTCTGTCTCAATACTAAAAAATACGAAATTGTTCTTTATCGCACTTTACATATTGTCCCTCGGTGATGGCGGGCACAAACCATGCGTACAAACATTTGCTGCCGACCAATTTTCCGAAGACACCATGGAGGAGAAAGATGCCAAAAGATCATTCTTCAACTGGTGGTACCTGTCAATTGTAATTGGTTCGGTTTTTGCGGTGTTCGTGATAGGATACCTAATG GAAAATGTAAGTTGGACTGTTGGGCTGGTAGTGTTGGCATCAATATTGGCTGTAGCATTGTCAATATTCTTGCTAGGAATGAAAAGGTATACGAAGGAACGCCCAACCGGAAGCCCAATAACTAGTATTGCCCGAGTTTTTGTTGCCGCATCTCGTAAGTGGCGCGTGAAAAACATTCGTGGTCGAGATGGTTATTGGTATGGTTATGATCATGATCGCTCACATCATTCACAATCTCCCTCCTTTATTCAAATTTTAGCTCACACGAATCAATACAA GTTTTTGGACAAAGCAATGATTATTGATGAACAAGATACATCTAAAGAGAATATAAACCCTTGGAGACTATGTTCAATGAATCAAGTTGAAGAAGTGAAGCTCGTGATTCGTCTCATTCCCATCTGGCTAAGTTGCTTAATGTTTACGGTTGTTCAAAGTCAACTCGGAACATTTTTCGTCAAACAAAGTAGCACGTTAGACCGATCAATGGTACATAATTTCATAATTCCTCCAACATCACTTCAAGGTTTGGTCGGAGTTGTGATCTTGTTTGCAGTGCCAATCTATGACAAAGTTTTTGTCCCGTTCGCTAGAAAAATTACGGGACATCATTCTGGTATAACGGTTTTGCAAAGAATCGGATTTGGTCTATTTTTGTCGATATTTACTATGAGTATTGCAGCACTTGTGGAAACTAAAAGGATTAGTGTTGCTAAGAATCATAATCTTTTAGACAATACTCATGGCAAAGAAATTTCTATACCAATGAGTATTTGGTGGATGTTACCTCAATATGCTATTTGTGGAGTTTCTGATGCATTTACTATTGTTGGACTACAAGAATTGTTCTATGATCAAATGCCAGATACCATGAAAAGTTTGGGAGCTGCAGCATATCTTAGTATAGTTGGAGTTGGGAGTTTTGTTAGCAATGGTATTATAAATCTTGTAGTGATAATTACTTCAAAGACTGGTGAAAAATGGTTGGGAAGTAATGTGAATAGGGCAcatcttaattatttttatgggtTATTGGCTATGTTAAGTGCTCTTAATCTTTGTGTTTATGTGTGGATAACCAAAGGTTTTGTGTACAAAAGGAGACATGTGGTTGAAACAAGTACAGTGTAG
- the LOC131657108 gene encoding protein NRT1/ PTR FAMILY 5.4-like has protein sequence MEENNGDVQIQSAKTKKGGWHAAIFIIIMEAAEQFANIGLGSNLILYLTKALNEPVTEAAKNRNTWVGVSSIFPLLGGFIADSYLGRFKTIIIASLIYLMGMILLTLSVSVLKNKKLFFTALYILSVGDGGHKPCVQTFAADQFAEDTMEERDAKRSFFNWWYMAIVIGSVFAVFVIGYLMDNVSWAVGLLVLASMLAIALVVFLLGIERYIKESPKGSPLTSIVRVFVAAFRKWRVKDTRGPDSYWYGYDHASFNHSQSPPISRTLEHTEQYRFLDKAMIIDEHDASSKIINPWRLCSMTQVEEVKLVIRLIPIWLSCVMFTVVQSQLGTFFTKQSSTLDRSIGQHFVIPSAALQGFVGIVILFAVPFYDKVFVPFARKITGHHSGITVLQRIGVGLFLSIFTMTFSALVETKRVSVARNHNLLDNNNSIIPMSIWWMLPQYAILGISDAFTIVGLQELFYDQMPDAMRSLGAAAYLSIVGVGSFVSNAIINVVVEITSKVGGKWLGSDLNRAHLNYFYWVLAILSALNLCVYVWIAKGFVYKKRHVVETSMVECNT, from the exons ATGGAAGAAAACAATGGTGATGTCCAAATCCAATCTGCCAAAACCAAAAAAGGAGGATGGCATGCTGCCATCTTCATCATAA tTATGGAAGCTGCAGAACAATTTGCAAACATTGGATTAGGTTCAAATTTGATTTTATATCTCACCAAAGCACTTAATGAGCCAGTAACTGAAGCTGCTAAGAACAGGAACACTTGGGTTGGTGtttcttctatttttcctttGCTTGGTGGATTCATTGCTGATTCATATCTTGGTAGATTCAAGACAATCATCATAGCATCTCTCATCTATCTCATG GGTATGATTTTGTTGACACTATCAGTCTCTGTGTTAAAAAACAAGAAGTTGTTCTTCACAGCCCTTTATATATTATCTGTTGGTGATGGAGGGCACAAGCCATGCGTACAAACATTTGCTGCTGATCAATTTGCAGAAGACACGATGGAGGAGAGAGATGCCAAAAGATCATTCTTCAACTGGTGGTATATGGCCATTGTAATTGGTTCGGTTTTTGCCGTGTTCGTGATAGGGTATCTAATG gATAATGTAAGTTGGGCTGTTGGACTTTTAGTGTTGGCATCAATGTTGGCAATAGCATTGGTGGTGTTTTTGCTAGGAATTGAAAGGTATATAAAAGAAAGCCCAAAAGGGAGCCCACTCACTAGCATTGTTCGAGTTTTTGTTGCTGCATTTCGTAAGTGGCGCGTCAAAGATACGCGCGGGCCAGATAGTTATTGGTATGGTTATGATCATGCTAGCTTCAATCATTCTCAATCTCCTCCGATAAGTCGAACTTTGGAACACACTGAACAATACAG gttTTTAGACAAAGCAATGATCATTGATGAACATGATGCATCAAGTAAAATTATAAATCCATGGAGACTATGCTCAATGACACAAGTTGAAGAAGTGAAGCTTGTGATTCGTCTCATTCCTATATGGCTAAGTTGCGTAATGTTCACTGTTGTTCAAAGTCAACTAGGAACATTTTTCACCAAACAAAGTAGCACATTAGACAGATCAATCGGTCAACATTTCGTGATTCCTTCGGCCGCACTTCAAGGCTTCGTTGGAATTGTGATCTTGTTTGCAGTCCCATTCTATGACAAAGTTTTTGTCCCGTTCGCTAGAAAAATTACAGGACATCATTCTGGTATAACGGTTTTGCAAAGGATTGGAGTTGGTCTATTTTTGTCGATATTTACTATGACTTTTTCGGCTCTTGTGGAAACTAAAAGGGTTAGTGTGGCCAGGAATCACAATCTCTTAGACAATAATAATAGCATTATACCAATGAGTATTTGGTGGATGTTGCCACAATATGCTATTCTTGGAATTTCTGATGCATTTACTATTGTTGGATTACAAGAATTGTTTTATGATCAAATGCCAGATGCAATGAGAAGTTTGGGAGCTGCAGCATATCTAAGCATCGTTGGAGTTGGAAGTTTTGTGAGCAATGCTATTATAAATGTTGTAGTGGAAATTACTTCAAAGGTTGGTGGAAAATGGTTGGGAAGTGATTTGAATAGGGCACATCTTAATTACTTTTATTGGGTGTTGGCTATTTTAAGTGCTCTTAATCTTTGTGTTTATGTGTGGATAGCCAAAGGTTTTGTATACAAAAAGAGACATGTGGTTGAAACAAGTATGGTGGAGTGTAACACCTAG